Proteins found in one Vallitalea guaymasensis genomic segment:
- a CDS encoding nucleotidyltransferase: protein MNTVGIVAEYNPFHNGHLYQLEQAKKMTNSQYTVIIMSGNFVQRGEPSIVNKWTRTRMALLNGADLVIELPVHFSTSSAEFFSFASVKLLDDLGIIDNLCFGSELGNTNELEEIASILCNEPEYFKEKLSNYLKEGFSFATARSHALTDYLTDHHILDLPKDELTQIIKSPNNILGIEYMKSLLKLNSKIKPYAVKRVGASYHGDNISDNLSSASAIRKILKKSPSDLNTLAKYMPSLAYDLLETSIEAGEGPIFFDDCSSLINYKLKVSTKDQMENCIDVSEGIQNRFKKAVINYSTISDIIGYTRTRRYPISRIQRTLLHILLSLHKEDFWNFVENGFAQYVKILGFRKDSSDLLKSLKTNCNLPIISNVKDSINVLNDTGLKMLKDEIKCSDIYNIIIGDKYGTPCKNDYSQPIIII, encoded by the coding sequence ATGAATACAGTAGGTATTGTCGCAGAATATAACCCATTTCACAATGGTCATCTTTATCAATTGGAACAGGCAAAAAAAATGACGAATTCCCAATACACAGTTATCATAATGAGCGGCAATTTCGTTCAAAGAGGAGAACCTTCCATAGTAAATAAATGGACAAGAACTAGAATGGCTCTTCTAAATGGAGCTGATCTTGTAATTGAATTACCCGTTCATTTTTCTACCTCCAGTGCTGAGTTCTTTTCTTTTGCTTCAGTAAAATTATTAGATGATCTTGGCATTATTGATAACCTATGTTTTGGAAGTGAACTTGGAAATACTAATGAATTGGAAGAAATAGCATCAATATTATGCAACGAACCTGAATACTTCAAAGAGAAATTAAGCAATTATCTGAAAGAAGGATTCAGTTTTGCAACAGCACGTTCCCATGCCTTGACTGATTATCTGACTGACCATCATATATTAGATTTACCCAAAGATGAATTAACACAAATAATCAAATCACCAAATAATATATTAGGTATTGAATACATGAAATCATTATTAAAATTAAACAGTAAAATAAAACCCTATGCAGTTAAAAGGGTTGGGGCTTCATATCATGGAGATAATATAAGTGATAATTTGTCTTCTGCTTCTGCTATCAGAAAAATATTGAAGAAATCACCAAGCGACTTGAATACACTTGCTAAATATATGCCTTCATTAGCTTATGACCTTCTAGAAACATCAATAGAAGCTGGGGAAGGTCCTATATTTTTTGATGATTGTTCCTCGTTAATCAATTATAAACTAAAAGTTTCAACTAAAGATCAAATGGAAAATTGTATTGATGTAAGCGAAGGAATTCAAAACAGATTCAAGAAAGCGGTTATTAATTATAGTACAATAAGTGATATCATCGGTTATACACGTACTAGGAGATACCCAATATCCAGAATACAAAGAACGTTGCTTCACATTTTATTATCTCTACACAAAGAAGATTTCTGGAATTTTGTTGAAAATGGTTTTGCTCAATATGTAAAAATACTTGGTTTCAGAAAAGATAGCAGTGATTTATTGAAATCATTGAAGACCAATTGTAATCTACCTATCATTTCTAATGTAAAGGATAGCATTAATGTCCTTAATGATACTGGTCTTAAGATGTTAAAAGATGAAATCAAGTGCAGTGATATATATAATATCATAATCGGCGATAAATATGGTACACCTTGCAAAAATGATTATTCTCAACCAATCATAATAATATGA
- a CDS encoding ATPase, whose product MSSIMDLINEMEDYFESCSKVPFSNKIMVNPEVIYELMTDMRLKLPEEIKRCQRVIDEKDKIIMDAKKNAENVEKETENKMLELINEHEIMQQAYSEAEIILTEAKNTSRELKLGAYEYADEIISKIEESTKETLFETHKVYEQLEEFMKIQLETLNENRQDLQNRKVKKKST is encoded by the coding sequence GTGAGTAGCATAATGGATTTGATAAATGAGATGGAAGATTATTTTGAAAGTTGTAGTAAAGTGCCTTTTTCTAATAAAATAATGGTAAATCCAGAAGTCATATATGAATTGATGACGGATATGAGATTAAAGTTGCCAGAGGAAATTAAACGATGTCAGAGAGTCATAGATGAAAAAGATAAGATAATAATGGATGCTAAGAAGAATGCTGAGAATGTTGAAAAAGAAACCGAGAATAAGATGCTTGAATTGATTAATGAGCATGAGATAATGCAACAGGCTTATTCTGAAGCAGAGATAATTCTTACAGAAGCAAAGAATACTTCAAGAGAATTGAAACTAGGTGCATATGAATATGCAGATGAAATAATAAGTAAGATAGAAGAATCCACCAAAGAAACATTATTTGAGACACATAAAGTATATGAACAGCTGGAAGAATTCATGAAGATTCAGCTAGAGACATTAAATGAAAATAGACAAGATCTTCAGAATAGAAAAGTAAAGAAAAAAAGTACATAG
- the coaD gene encoding pantetheine-phosphate adenylyltransferase: MRIAVYPGSFDPATNGHLDIIKRSAKLVDKLIVGVLKNNSKQPLFSTDERVELLKRLTKDMENVEVDSFSGLLVDFLKEKHATIIVRGFRAVSDFEYELQIAQTNYSLDNNIETICLITRVEYSFLSASIVKEVAMYGGDISKMVPLETAEYMNKKFKDNKS, from the coding sequence GTGAGAATTGCAGTTTATCCAGGAAGTTTCGACCCTGCAACCAATGGACATCTAGATATAATAAAAAGAAGTGCTAAATTAGTTGATAAGCTTATAGTTGGAGTTTTGAAAAATAATTCTAAACAACCTTTGTTTTCAACGGATGAAAGAGTAGAGTTATTGAAAAGATTGACAAAAGATATGGAAAATGTAGAAGTAGATAGTTTTTCTGGGCTTTTAGTAGATTTTTTAAAGGAAAAGCACGCTACAATTATTGTGAGAGGTTTTAGAGCTGTGTCAGACTTTGAATATGAGTTGCAGATTGCTCAGACGAATTATAGTCTAGATAATAATATAGAAACGATATGCTTGATTACCAGAGTAGAATATTCATTTTTAAGTGCTAGTATTGTAAAAGAAGTTGCTATGTATGGTGGTGATATAAGCAAAATGGTTCCGCTGGAGACAGCTGAATATATGAATAAAAAATTCAAAGACAATAAGTCCTAA
- the rsmD gene encoding 16S rRNA (guanine(966)-N(2))-methyltransferase RsmD, giving the protein MRVIAGKARRINLITPKGLDVRPTTDRTKETLFNIINVDVYDSRFLDLFSGSGAIGIEALSRGAGSAAFVEKSIDSLKCIKDNLEKTKLSDMAKIYKIDVIHALNKFYTNNEKFDIIFMDPPYDKGWESKVISLIEQNDLLDRDGMIICESSIDTTFVFIDDTKYEISKEKLFRTNKFTFIKHSHKVD; this is encoded by the coding sequence ATGAGAGTAATAGCAGGAAAAGCAAGAAGAATTAATTTAATAACTCCAAAAGGTTTAGATGTTAGGCCAACTACTGATAGAACAAAAGAAACTTTATTCAATATTATTAATGTTGATGTATATGATAGTAGATTTCTAGATTTGTTTAGTGGGAGTGGAGCTATTGGTATAGAAGCTCTAAGCAGAGGAGCTGGCAGTGCGGCTTTTGTTGAAAAAAGTATTGATTCGTTGAAATGTATCAAAGATAATTTGGAAAAGACGAAGTTAAGTGATATGGCTAAGATTTATAAAATTGATGTAATACATGCCCTTAATAAATTTTATACTAATAATGAAAAATTTGATATAATTTTTATGGATCCGCCTTATGATAAAGGTTGGGAGAGTAAAGTGATTTCACTAATAGAGCAAAATGATTTACTTGACAGAGATGGTATGATAATATGTGAAAGTTCTATAGATACTACATTTGTTTTTATTGATGATACAAAGTATGAAATATCAAAGGAAAAACTTTTTAGAACTAATAAATTTACATTTATTAAGCATAGTCATAAAGTAGATTAG
- a CDS encoding alpha/beta-type small acid-soluble spore protein, with product MAKNVVPEAREALSKFKYEVANEIGVPLKQGYNGDLTSYQNGSVGGYMVKKMIEKAEQSLMGQ from the coding sequence ATGGCTAAAAACGTAGTTCCAGAAGCAAGAGAAGCTTTATCAAAATTTAAATATGAAGTAGCAAACGAAATAGGAGTACCTTTAAAACAAGGATATAATGGTGACTTAACATCATACCAAAACGGTTCAGTTGGTGGATACATGGTTAAAAAAATGATCGAAAAAGCTGAACAAAGTTTAATGGGTCAATAA
- the recG gene encoding ATP-dependent DNA helicase RecG, with protein sequence MNTNLPVVVLKGIGDKKSKLLDKMGIRTIENLLNYYPRDYERNMPITKISEIKMDEINVIEGTICFPTQNIRKRNMVLTKTKIRDNTGEIFAIWFSQPYLKNKLKIGAKYVFKGKIQYKYNIVQMSSPQIIEINKYSESINHLKPIYPLIKDISMNFMTGSIKQAIEYTRNQLKEFLPNEVREKYNLAEYNYSIRQIHDPDDYESLETAKKRLIFDEFLLFALGINLIKEHTNDVINEFNINDIPNEKILIESLPYDLTGAQQKVWKEIKDELKSNKAMNRLVQGDVGSGKTIIAALALLYVADNNYQACMMAPTEVLAKQHYNSITKLLDPMGVNVELLVGSMTKKQKDEIYKKLKNGEISILIGTHALIQEKVEFNNLALAITDEQHRFGVKQRENLSDKGKYPHILVMSATPIPRTLALIVYSDMDVSIIDEMPPGRQKIETYAVNTSYRERIYSFIEGEINNGRQVYIICPMVEDSETLELESVVSYSDKIKERIDNKIKVEYIHGKMKAKEKNDIMERFSNNEIDILVSTTVIEVGVNVPNATLMIIENAERFGLAGLHQLRGRVGRGKYKSYCVLITDSKNTITKKRMDIMCKHTDGFVISEYDLKLRGPGDVFGLKQHGLPEFIIGDIFRDIDILKEANGLAKEILSNDKYLESEENKYLNHKMKRYFTKRIEQISL encoded by the coding sequence ATGAATACTAACTTACCTGTTGTTGTTTTGAAAGGTATAGGAGATAAAAAAAGTAAATTATTAGATAAAATGGGTATTAGAACTATAGAAAATCTATTGAATTATTATCCAAGAGATTATGAAAGAAACATGCCAATAACAAAAATATCAGAAATAAAAATGGACGAGATTAATGTTATAGAGGGGACCATATGTTTTCCTACACAAAATATCAGAAAAAGAAATATGGTATTGACTAAGACTAAGATCAGGGATAATACGGGAGAGATATTTGCAATCTGGTTTTCGCAGCCTTATCTTAAGAACAAATTAAAAATAGGGGCTAAATATGTTTTCAAGGGTAAGATACAATACAAGTATAATATAGTTCAGATGAGTTCTCCACAGATAATAGAGATTAATAAGTACAGTGAGAGTATTAATCATCTAAAACCCATTTACCCTCTTATAAAAGACATATCAATGAATTTTATGACTGGTAGTATTAAGCAAGCCATTGAGTATACTAGAAACCAATTAAAGGAATTTCTACCAAATGAAGTTAGAGAGAAATATAACTTGGCAGAATATAATTATTCTATAAGGCAAATTCATGATCCAGATGACTATGAATCACTAGAGACTGCCAAAAAAAGACTTATTTTTGATGAATTCCTATTATTTGCTTTAGGGATAAATCTCATAAAAGAACATACTAATGATGTAATTAATGAATTTAATATCAATGATATACCTAACGAAAAAATATTGATAGAATCATTGCCTTATGATTTAACAGGTGCTCAGCAAAAGGTATGGAAAGAGATAAAGGATGAACTAAAATCCAATAAAGCTATGAATAGATTAGTACAAGGTGATGTTGGTTCAGGCAAGACAATAATAGCGGCTCTAGCGCTTTTGTACGTAGCAGACAATAATTATCAAGCCTGTATGATGGCACCTACTGAGGTATTGGCTAAACAGCATTATAATTCAATAACCAAGCTGCTTGATCCTATGGGTGTAAATGTTGAGCTTCTAGTGGGTTCAATGACTAAAAAACAAAAAGATGAAATTTATAAAAAATTGAAAAATGGCGAAATAAGTATATTGATTGGTACACATGCTCTGATACAAGAAAAAGTTGAATTCAATAATCTGGCATTAGCTATTACTGATGAGCAGCATAGATTCGGTGTGAAGCAAAGAGAGAATTTGTCAGATAAAGGGAAATATCCTCATATACTTGTAATGAGTGCAACACCGATTCCACGAACACTGGCACTTATAGTATACTCAGATATGGACGTTTCAATCATAGATGAAATGCCTCCAGGCAGGCAAAAAATAGAAACCTATGCAGTAAATACTTCTTATAGAGAACGTATATATTCTTTTATTGAAGGAGAAATTAATAATGGTAGACAAGTATATATTATTTGTCCTATGGTTGAAGACTCCGAAACACTAGAACTTGAATCGGTTGTTTCATATAGCGATAAGATAAAGGAAAGAATTGATAATAAAATAAAAGTAGAGTATATCCATGGTAAAATGAAAGCCAAAGAAAAAAATGATATTATGGAAAGATTTAGTAATAATGAGATTGATATCTTGGTGTCAACTACTGTAATTGAGGTAGGAGTCAATGTTCCTAATGCTACTTTAATGATTATTGAAAATGCTGAAAGGTTTGGTTTGGCTGGATTACACCAATTAAGAGGAAGAGTAGGTAGAGGTAAATACAAATCATATTGTGTGTTGATTACTGATTCTAAAAATACGATTACCAAGAAAAGAATGGATATAATGTGTAAGCATACAGATGGTTTTGTCATATCAGAATACGATCTTAAGTTAAGAGGTCCAGGAGATGTGTTTGGTTTAAAACAACATGGTCTTCCAGAATTCATCATCGGAGATATATTCAGGGACATAGATATATTGAAAGAAGCCAATGGATTAGCAAAAGAGATATTATCCAATGACAAGTATCTGGAATCAGAAGAAAATAAGTATCTAAATCATAAAATGAAAAGATATTTTACAAAAAGAATAGAACAGATATCCTTATAA